A region from the Metopolophium dirhodum isolate CAU chromosome 9, ASM1992520v1, whole genome shotgun sequence genome encodes:
- the LOC132951633 gene encoding leukocyte receptor cluster member 8 homolog, whose product MADQNQNPGTPGTNNQYPNWPQPINWSYGGNYTGPQMYNMNAFYAAQCYNPQGFQSFPSQSLNFNFKPFVHGGTLETATVSQENSPPLPNGPAPSQPPPPQFDNDDLDKLPPLPPGSPPPVPGICDVPLPPQPNISSLPPMPQTKNGRKKWRKKQRNLMEAAAMANQSAQIAPPIYPILNFVPPVPISQPPPTPKQTISNSLFSFTPIVPSKPPPQQPAPPKEIQPVQKKQNTFDLPDNCPTSLREYIKKCQDKCVNKIDRDRMDIILKGKLTNANHDGSLWIKDWSKEPMPMLLSENITINQNQENGKNKNSIIKIAFKKSTNNYVNCYFTSKFKSCLSPSSNSSNESNTDIKKKNSPLRENKRQNSDDFIPLNVSSDESNSKKSRYTYKNKKLYNEDAHIYQQYGSINNKPNYDKHLLTKRAARFSSQGSPKKKPRQILKNDYHTQKLSSMDDDEFHIDSCHIVGTCVDLEKKYLRLTAAPDADAVRPLRILVNSLEHVKSKWMSNSDYLFACDQLKSIRQDLTVQGIRDPFTIEVYETHARIALEKSDMGEFNQCQTQLCDLYEELKDNPAAQKHRNEFLCYSILYCIYTRALCELNNVVLYIKESKIKDKCVDFALKIKDAWWLGNHVQLFSLYKIAPKMASYLMDMFLARERNNFYLAIAKSYRPTIPISTIQDQMAFDKREDCLAFLKAAGAVFTSNNENIDCKASCGSTEA is encoded by the exons ATGGCTGATCAGAATCAAAATCCAGGAACTCCTGGTACTAATAATCAATATCCAAACTGGCCTCAGCCAATAAACTGGTCTTATGGAGGAAA tTATACGGGAcctcaaatgtataatatgaatgcGTTTTATGCGGCACAATGCTATAATCCG caagGATTTCAAAGCTTTCCCAGTCAAtcgttaaattttaactttaaaccaTTTGTTCATGGag GCACACTAGAAACTGCCACTGTTTCACAAGAAAACTCTCCTCCTCTGCCAAATGGGCCAGCTCCTTCACAGCCCCCTCCACCTCAATTTGATAATGATGATTTAGATAAACTTCCTCCTTTACCACCTGGTTCTCCACCACCAGTTCCTGGAATATGTGATGTACCTCTAc CACCTCAACCAAATATATCATCCTTACCTCCAATGCCTCAAACTAAAAACGGTAGAAAAAAATGGAGAAAAAAACAAAGGAACTTAATGGAGGCGGCAGCTATGGCTAACCAATCTGCACAAATTGCCCCTCCTATATAtcctatattaaattttgttcctCCTGTTCCTATTTCACAACCTCCTCCTACTCCAAAACAAACAATATCAAATTCTTTATTTTCGTTTACTCCTATAGTTCCCAGCAAACCTCCACCTCAACAACCAGCGCCACCTAAAGAAATCCAACCTgttcaaaaaaaacaaaataccttTGACTTGCCTGATAATTGTCCAACTAGTTtgag agagtatattaaaaaatgtcaagataaatgtgtaaataaaatagacAGAGATAGAATGGATATCATTTTAAAAGGAAAATTGACCAATGCAAATCATGATGGGTCATTATGGATTAAAGACTGGTCAAAAGAACCAATGccaat GTTATTaagtgaaaatattacaataaaccaaaatcaagaaaatggtaaaaataaaaattctatcaTCAAAATTGCATTCAAAAAATCTACGAATAACTATGTTAACTGCTACTTTActtcaaaattcaaatcttgTTTGTCTCCTTCATCAAATAGTTCTAATga atCTAATACTgacattaaaaagaaaaacagtcCATTACGTGAAAACAAAAGACAAAATAGTGATGATTTTATTCCTCTTAATGTCAGTAGTGATGAAAGTAATAGCAAAAAGAGTAGATAtacttataagaataaaaa ATTATATAATGAAGATGCTCATATATATCAACAATATggttctataaataataaaccaaattatGATAAACATTTGTTGACCAAACGTGCGGCACGTTTTTCATCTCAAGGAAGTCCAAAAAAAAAGCCtcgtcaaatattaaaaaatgactaTCATACACAAAAGTTATCTTCCATGGATGATGATGAATTTCATATAGACTCTTGCCATATTGTCGGAACATGCGttgatttagaaaaaaaatatttaagattgaCTGca GCACCAGACGCTGACGCTGTAAGACCGCTAAGGATTTTAGTAAATTCATTAGAACATGTGAAATCCAAATGGATGAGTAATAGCGACTACCTTTTTGCATGTGATCAATTGAAGTCTATTCGACAAGACTTGACA gtgCAAGGTATTAGGGATCCGTTTACAATCGAAGTATATGAAACACACGCTAGGATAGCTTTAGAAAAAAGTGATATGGGAGAATTTAATCAATGTCAGACTCAGTTGTGTGATTTGTATGAGGAGTTAAAAGATAACCCTGCTGCTCAAAAACATAGAAATGAATTCCTCTGTTatagtattttgtattgtatatatacaagAGCTTTATgtg AATTAAACAATGTTGTGTTGTATATTAAGGAGTCAAAAATCAAAGACAAGTGTGTAGATTTTGCATTGAAAATCAAAGATGCTTGGTGGTTAGGAAACCATGTTCAGCTATTTTCTTTGTACAAAATTGCTCCTAAAATGGCCTCATACTTAATGGATATGTTTTTGGCTAGAGAGCGCAATAACTTCTATTTGGCTATTGCCAAGTC TTACCGTCCAACTATTCCAATCTCGACCATTCAAGATCAAATGGCATTCGATAAGCGCGAGGATTGTTTGGCTTTTCTTAAGGCTGCAGGCGCTGTATTTACTTCCAATAACGAGAACATCGACTGCAAAGCAAGCTGCGGTTCGACCGAAGCTTGA
- the LOC132951632 gene encoding uncharacterized protein LOC132951632 — protein sequence MSCSKKILNYLEKLNLAYPEDEIVQMNDEYRRTVEEICDGLLNVEIVYTSLTQNSRMRHILNYSSSIMTRFLNADIAEPLDVKNFTVFMKLSRLTTKLKTLVISELIDDDFMLKNDDDLILLKYEMEQNICNTYKSKLKYIRTNSDESEIYMINEYFTYFLFEYVRMLSKLKNENVPLEKNVKLLLEVAEDEMLAKNFHVFSDVLPQTIKLYILQKITNCFAKPEFNLQSCEFLKSKNKDYKLDMCAVTFFTLQNICEHLENGKINQSSHILSKFNVENIISLIDSPIDLFFEKTFEESTKLITFKKYKNIKEVPSEKIKKYLKVLELLSISLRGHQKQIHNSPFSLVLLSILSEFVMATNLDNSAIMKLITIIIDFLKICRLPMHFLAVSYAFNIYQKLKYNDELRHKSLDLFKSISNRLNKHSLQKQKIIEDLEKCINVDENWVDKAIIISCFLGDIPETRLITNTFFIEFHYALNEFVILSTKYICSEKHLLVYPYAVSLNFSIVNKNEDCLFNNLAILDDYITILFNEDVKVRLEDKKYLLNIICEHYEIVAHCLPKEFLLKCWEYVLNPINMDDNISKVLLNLCSSNDLIKFISILKIETIKIIEGNESALNQDYYEYIQELWSFLLNAPFVNQKKKIRKDNINHFCFVLNRTYLFNTKKIQTEQGLILLLKLVCSLLQISWINKTTMINCSLRIMTFVEKSTSKAARLLKEASELLIVLYKCPNNSIKPYLGIFATTFANFLKKCLSSVCPMSRDSSLDKNYYIPFHKLEKCSRLFKQNKSDFDYICCYIIEDFIKLVLESDSVGVIKRHFFNIIFNLMDICSLEEMRKLMYNIQGSSLMVLKNAYDEYRLNVRFTGRL from the exons ATGTCGTGcagcaaaaaaatattaaattatttagaaaagttAAACCTTGCTTACCCCGAAGATGAAATCGTGCAGATGAACGATGAATACCGGAGA ACAGTAGAAGAAATATGTGATGGACTACTTAATGTAGAGATTGTATATACCTCTTTGACTCAAAATTCACGAATGCgtcatattttaaactattcgTCTTCAATAATGACACGTTTTCTAAATGCTGATATTGCTGAACCT CTTGATGTCAAGAATTTTACtgtatttatgaaattaagTCGACTGACTACAAAGTTAAAAACTTTGGTAATATCAGAATTAATTGATGACGATTTCATGTTAAAAAATGATGATGATTTAATTTTGCTTAAATATGAAATGGAACAGAATATATGCAATACTTAtaaatcaaaactaaaatacatTAGAACTAACTCGGATGAATCAGAAATATACATGATAAATGAGTATTTT aCTTATTTCCTATTTGAATATGTAAGAATgctatcaaaattaaaaaacgaaaatgtaccactggaaaaaaatgttaagctcTTATTAGAAGTTGCTGAAGATGAGATGTTGGCTAAAAATTTCCACGTTTTTTCAGATGTTCTACctcaaacaataaaattatatattttgcaaaaaattacaaattgttttgCCAAGCCcgaatttaatttacaaagttGTGAATTTCTAAAGTCTAAAAATAAAGATTACAA GCTAGATATGTGTGCTGTAACCTTTTTTACGCTTCAGAACATTTGTGAACATTtagaaaatggaaaaattaatcaaTCATCACACATTTTATCCAAgtttaatgttgaaaatattatttctttaattgatTCACCAATTGATCtcttttttgaaaaaacttttGAAGAATCAACAAaacttattacttttaaaaaatacaaaaacatcaAAGAAGTGCCTTccgaaaaaatcaaaaa gtatcTGAAAGTCTTAGAATTATTAAGCATTTCGTTAAGAGGTCatcaaaaacaaattcataACAGTCCATTTTCATTAGTACTTCTATCCATTCTTTCTGAGTTTGTTATGGCTACTAATCTTGATAATTCCGCTATTATGAAgttgattacaattattattg ACTTTTTAAAAATCTGTAGACTTCCAATGCATTTCCTTGCAGTATCTTacgcatttaatatttatcaaaaattgaaatataatgatGAGCTGAGACATAAATcattagatttatttaaaagtatttcaaacaGATTAAACAAACATAGtttacaaaaacaaaagatAATAGAGGATttggaaaaatgtataaatgttgaCGAAAATTGGGTAGATAaagcaattattatatcatgtttcTTGGGTGATATTCCA gAAACACGTttgattacaaatacattttttattgaatttcatTATGCTCTAAATGAATTTGTAATACTTTCTACCAAATACATATGCTCAGAAAAGCATCTATTAGTTTATCCTTATGCTGTATCATTGAATTTttcaatagtaaataaaaatgaagattgtttattcaataatttagcTATACTTGATGACTACATTACCATTTTA tttaatgaaGATGTGAAAGTGCGATTAgaagataaaaaatatcttttaaatattatttgtgagcATTACGAAATTGTTGCTCACTGTTTACCAAAAGAgttcttattaaaatgttgggAATATGTATTAAACCCTATTAACATGGATGATAACATTTCTaaagtattattgaatttatgttcttctaatgatttaataaaattcataagtattttgaaaattgaaaca ataaaaattattgaaggaAATGAATCAGCTTTAAATCAAgactattatgaatatattcaaGAACTATGGTCTTTTTTACTTAACGCTCCATTTGttaatcaaaagaaaaaaattcgcAAGgacaatataaatcatttttgttttgttttaaatagaaCTTACTTATTTAACACAAAAAAGATTCAAACAGAACAaggtttgattttattattaaaattagtttgttCTTTACTACAAATATCATGG ATCAACAAAACTACAATGATAAATTGTTCACTAAGAATAATGACTTTTGTTGAAAAAAGTACTAGCAAAGCAGCACGACTACTGAAAGAAGCTTCTGAACTATTAATAGTTCTTTATAAATGTCCGAATAATTCTATAAAACCATATTTAGGAATATTTGCTACTACATTTgccaactttttaaaaaaatgtttgtcatCTGTATGTCCTATGTCTAGAGACTCATCATTGgataagaattattatatacctttccACAAACTTGAAAA aTGTTCACggttatttaaacaaaataaaagcgattttgattatatttgttgttatattatagaagaCTTTATTAAACTTGTTTTAGAATCTGATTCTGTTGGCGTAATTAag agacatttttttaatatcatcttCAATCTTATGGATATTTGTTCATTAGAAGAAATGAGGAagctaatgtataatattcaaggATCTTCCTTAATGGTGTTAAAAAATGCATATGATGAGTACAGATTAAATGTTAGATTTACTGGAAgactttaa